TTCCCTCACCAGATGGACTGGTTGAAACAGGATGCGAGTAAAACGGTTGAAGAACTTTTCTCCGTGCCGGATATGAGGGCATTGCTTGCTGATGCCGTGGGTGTGGCGCTGAAAACTGTGCCGGATCCGGAGAACTTTGCTGCAGAGGCGGCCCGATTGGAACGGAACGATTCCTCTGCTTCGGTTAAGGAGTGGGTAACCCTGTATGACCGGGTGGCATATGCCCGCCGGCAAATGCGTTTGGATCGAGTACGGGCTTTGGCTCCGAAATTGATTTTTGCAAAGCACCATGTTTTTGGCAGTATCTCCGGCATTTATCTGATTACGGAGACAGAGGGCTCCAACAAGAAATCGGCCCTTTGCTCGCTGGATTTGACGCAGGACAAGGATGGGGCCTTTGCCTGCGAAAACATGCTGGTGGATCCTGGCAAAGGAAGTGTCCGTGACCCTGAACTCTCGTTTGATGGAACGAAGCTCCTGTTTGCCATGCGTGCGTCCCGGAAACATTTCAATTCCTGTTTGACGTATTCGCACTACGCGATCTATTGTCCAGCGCCGGAACGGGATCATTATTTGGAGAATGCCTACGGATGTCCCGAATCAAATTATCAGATTTACGAACTGGATCGTACGACTGGCAGGACTCGCCCGTTGACGACTCCTGAAACTTATGGCTCCAGCATGGAACCCTGTTATCTGCCCAATGGTGACATCATGTTCAGTTCCTCCCGCATCGTCCAGCACATTACCTGCGGGTGGGGAGACCTGAGCAATCTGTTTATCATGAACAAAGACGGCAAGTATGCCCGCCGTGTCGGATTCGATCAAACGAATACGGCTTTTCCGAGCTTGCTCAATGACGGACGCGTGATTTTTACGAGGCGCGACTACAATGATCGCGGCCAGTCCTCGGCTCATGCCCTCTTCCAGATGAATCCCGACGGGACGGCGCAGACGGAGTTCTACGGCAACCAGACGGGGTTGCCCAACAGCTTCCATCATGCGCGGGCTATCCCGAACTCCAACAAGGTGATTTGCATTATCGGCGGATACCACACGACGCAGGGAGGCAAGCTGGCTCTAATGGATGTCTCCAAGGGTGTGGAATTGGATCAGGGAATCGTGGAAATGCCCGGATACAGGACGCCGAAAAGCGGCAATGGTTATGATGACCGGTATGGCAAACAGGGGGAACAGTTTTCCAATCCCTATGCATTGACGGAACGCGATTACCTCGTGTCGATAGCCCCGTACAACGGAGCCGATTATTCCCTGTATTACTTGAATGACAAAGGAGAACGGGAACTTCTGGCGTCAGACCCGGGCACTTCCTGCCTGCAGGTGATTCCGGATGCTCCGCGCAAGCGTCCGGGAGTGCGTCCCTCCGAGGTTGATTACACGAAGGATGAGGGTATTTTTTATGTACAGAATGTATACTATGGCGAAGCGGCCCAAGGGATTGAACCGGGAAGCGTCAAGAAGATCCGCGTGATTGAAATGATGTACAAAAATGCAACGATTGGCTCGGCAATGGGTAAAGGTCCCGGAGGTTGCTGGGATACTGTGATGCCGACGGGACATGGCCTTGCCTCCTTCGATTCGAAGAAGATTATCGGCGATGCAACGGTCTATGAAGACGGTTCGGCGATGTTCAAGGCACCTGCTCGCAAGCCTGTATACTTCCAGCTTCTGGATTGTAAAAACCGGGTCATTCAGACGATGCGCTCGTGGGCGACGCTGATGCCGGCAGAGAAGTTTTCATGCGTCGGCTGCCATGAGGACAAAAACAAGACGCCGCTCAACCCGCTGCGTCGTACGATTGCGTCGATGAAGCCGGCGGAGGAACTTGAGCCTTTTTATGGTCCACCTCGCGCCTTCAGTTATATTCATGAGGTACAGCCCGTGTTCGACAAGCATTGCATAGCCTGTCACCGCGAGGGAGGGGAAGGGAAAAAGCTTTTATTGACGTCCAAGCCTTATGTGGATGATCCGGCGGCAATGCGTCGGTATTACCGTTCCTATTTCGAACTGACGAAGGCACGTCCGGAAAATGGTCACAAACCTGAAGAATTCGCCTTTTGGGAAACAGACAAGGTTTGGGGGCCTCGTCCATTGGGCAAGCGCCTGCCGGACGAACCGAACAAGTATGTATCGTGGTACACCCGGTTTGAACTGATGCACCAGTATCCTCCCTACAGGGCTGGGGCCGTCCGCAGCGGATTGGTCAAACTGCTCGAAAAAGGGCACAAAAATGTCAAATTGACTCAGGAAGAATGGGACAAGATCTGTGCATGGATCGACTTGAATATTCCATTTGCCGGGGAGTACGATGAATCCAATATCTGGTCGGATACGGAAAAGGCCTTCTACAGGGCAAGGGTGAACGAACGTACCAGAAACGAGGCTATTGAAGCACGCAATATCCGTGAGTTGATTCGTGACGGACAATCGTAAAAAACACTTGAATAATCAATTTTTAAGAGCAAAACAGTGACGGACGCTCGGAATCGTGAAAAAAAAGGAAAGTTTTCCGCACTTTTCACTTTCCTTGATGGATAAGAAAGGTTAAATATTTCTTCAGTCCGATTAGTCGGAATGGCGTTTTGATTCTACCCATGAAAGAACAGGAACAACAGTACAGGAAAATGAGTCTGGATGGCCCTCCGTCGCCAGTTGCCGGAGGTGTGCCTGTCCCTGTCGTTCAGGATGATATGGAGGAGGCTCAGCGCAAGCTGGAAGAACTCCGTCGTAAAAAGGCGGAGATTGATGATTACAAGCGGCGCATGGAGGAAATTGCGCAGAAGAAAGCCCGCTTTATTGCTGATCAAAACGAGTTGGGCGACCGGATGTTCTCCGCTGTGGAAAGGATTGAGCAGGAACTGGGAAGCCTTGCTAATGAAATCAAGGAGCTGGAACAGATCCGCCTGTGCTTTACCAAGGATCTGAAGGTTCTGGGGGCGATCCGCCCCGATGACTGGGGACAGGATAATCTGGAACAGCAATTAACCGATGCTGCTGAAATCATGGATCATTGTGAAGCCGATTATAATGATGCGGTCGATCACTGCTCCCATATGCGCCATACCAAAGTATTGACCCGTTCCCGCAAATCTTCCCGTCGCCTGCTGATCTCTTCGCGTGAATTTGTGACGCAGTTCATCCAGGGTTTTTCCTTTCACCTGCCGTTGTTTATCTTGTTAGTCATCTTATACGCAATCGTCAGTTGCGGTCACTCCAACAATTTCTAATACCATGTTTCTGAGAAAAAGAAAACAGAGAGATTCTGAATTCAGCGATTTGGATCGTGCTTCCCGTGAGTTGATGCAGAAAATCAGCGAACTGGAAGAAATGGTCGGTCAGGGATCTCCCGTTTCCATGCATCCCCAGCGCAATACTCTTCCACCTCCGGACAGAGTGCGGCAAACACGCCAGCAGAACACGCTGAAAGTAGCCGTCGCACGGGGTAATGTCCGTAATGCCAGGCGTGAACTTCATGAGAGTACGGCTCTTCTGCTGGTTCTCATTTGCTCCATTGCCGCTTCCACATTCTGGATCATTCGTCTGCTGGACCAGGGTTGAAAAATATCTCCCAGCATGACCTTATTTGCTGTGTCTTCCCAGGAGATGCCTTGCTAGACTGAGTCTGCCCATGAATCAGCCGCATATTGACGTTGCCTATATTGCCCGATTGGCGAGTTTGCACCTCACGGAAGAGGAAGTTGACCGCTTTTCCGACGATCTGACTAAAGTTCTCAACTATGTTGATCAGTTACAGAGTTACGACGTCACCGGAGTAGAGCCCATGTACCATCCCTTGCCGGTAATGGATGTTATGCGCGATGATGTAGTTCTTTCCGGTCTTTCGACAGAGGAAGCTCTGGTCAATGCTCCTCAGCAGGCCTCGGAGCAGATTCGCGTGCCCAAGGTTGTTGAATCCGCTTGATTTCCCTTCGGATCCTTTTCCCCACTATTTTTCCTTTTGCCTCATACTTTTCCTAGATACATGTCCCTGCCTCTAAAATCCCTTGCCGAGTGGAGAGATTGTCTACGCGACGGCTCCGTTTCTTCTGTCGAACTCGTCAACATGGTGGCTGATGCTATCGATAAAGAAGACGGCGCAACTCACGCCTATCTTTCCTATGACCGGGACGCTGCCCTGAAGATAGCCCGGAATGTTTCTCAGGATTCCCTCCTGGCCGGGATTCCCATTGGCGTTAAGGACAATATTAGTGTCAAGGGGCAGCCGACGCGTTGCGCATCGCGCTTTCTCGAACCGTATGTTGCTCCTTACAATGCTTCGTCCGTCGACAGAATGATTGCGGCGGGAGGCATCCCTCTGGGACGCATGAACATGGATGAATTCGCCATGGGATCCACCGGGGAAAATTCAGCTTTCGGACCGACTTACAATCCATGTGCTCCCCATCGGGCGACGGGAGGATCATCCAGTGGTTCCGCTGCCTCGGTTGCGGCCGGTACCGCTATTGCCGCATTGGGCTCCGATACCGGCGGCTCCATCCGCCAGCCGGCTTCCCATTGCGGAGTCGTAGGATTGAAACCTACCTATGGCCGGGTTTCCCGGTATGGACTTGTTGCGTTCGCTTCGTCCCTGGATCAGATAGGACCGATTACGCGGGACGTACGCGATGCCTCGATTCTGCTGGAAGCTATCTGTGGTCATGATCCTAAGGATTCTACCTCGCAGAATCATCCGGTGGAGCATTTCGAAGATGCCGTTGGCAAAGACATCAAAGGGCTTAGGATCGGAATCCCCAGGGAATATATGACTTCTGGCAACCATCCCGGTGTGTCCGAGGCCATATCCGGTGCTCTTGCCCGGTTGGAATCCTTGGGGGCTGAATTGGTGGAAATTTCTCTTCCGCATGCCGAAGCCGTTGTGGCTGCCTACTACATTATTGCTTGTGCGGAAGCTTCGTCCAACCTGTCCCGCTTCGACGGAGTGCGTTATGGGCGTCGTTCGCCGGACGTATCGGATCTTTCCAACCTTTTCGAATTTTCTCGTGAGGAAGGCTTTGGTCCCGAGGTTAAACGCCGTATTATTTTGGGCACTTACGTTTTGAGTTCCGGCTTCTACGATGCCTACTACACCAGAGCGCAGAAAGTTCGCTCCCTTGTTGCCGGAGACTTTGCCCGCGCCTTTGAGAAAGTAGATCTGATTGCCGGTCCCACTGCCCCGGCTCCGGCTCCCCTGCTTGGTGTGGCGGCTTCGGACCATCTCCAGACCTATCTGGCGGACATCTATACCATTCCTGCCAATCTTGCCGGACTTCCCGGGATTTCGGTACCCTGTGGTACGGCTGCGGATGGCGACGATCTCCTTCCGGTTGGTCTCCAGTTTCTCGCTCCTCACTTCAGGGAAGAGACTTTGATCTCGGCCGGATACGCTTTGGAGCAAAGCATAAAATAATTTGAATGCGGCTTTTGTCTGCCTTCGCGAATTCCATTATTTCCCGTGAGAGAGGGAGGTGGGGAAGTCTTATCGTAAAATGAATTTGGAAAAGGATACTCCTTAAACTATATTGATTCCGTTAATGAATCATGTCCCCTTTTTCTTGAACCCTGAAGCCCGTAGTGCCAGATCCATCCATTTGAGACGTTGGTTGGCGGACAGGAAAGGCCTTTTTGATATTGTGGAGCCGACATCGCCGGAACACATGCAGGAAAGCCTTAGGGAATGTGCTCGTAAAGGTTTGGAAACAGTGGCTGTTGCCGGTGGAGACGGTACCTTGCGTCTGGCTGCCGGAGCCTTGGCGGGAACGGAGACCAAATTAGTCGTTATACCCTCCGGTACTGTCAACGTCTTCGCTCGTGAAATAGGCATTGGTTCCGGTAATTTTGATCGTGCCCTCCAGGCTTACAATCAAGGCTGCATCAAGGAAGTGGACGTTTTTGCGGTGAATGGCGAACCCTTCCTGCAAATGGCCGGAATCGGTATTGATGGACGTGCCGTGGAGCTGACTACCAGCCAGGCCAAGAAAAAATGGGGTCCTATTGCTTATGGTATAGCTGGTCTCAAGGCTGCCTGCGAACCTCAGCCTCGTCTTCGTATAACCCTCAGTGATGGAAGAATTGAAGAAGGCATAGCCGTGATCATGGGCAACGGCGCCCGATACGGCGGTTCTTGGACTATGTTCGGAGATGCAGACAATGCGGATGGTTTGCTGGATGTCCTGGTATTCAGACGCCACATGGGAACCATCATCAAAGACTGTCTTCATGCTTTCCTTCGCGGGGGATTCAGTCCGGTCATGAAGGGAGACTTTTCCTACCTTAAAGTGGAAGGTTGTTCTATAGATCCTGTTGACACGCCTGCGTCTTATGAACTGGATGGCGATTTCGGTGGGCATGGTGCCCTCAAAATTGAAAAACACCCCGGGAGCCTCAAGGTTTTTGTCCCGTCTTCCAAACCTTCCAAGTAATTTGGAATCAATTTCTTAGGAAATATTCTTCTTTCGCCATTTGTCCTTCTCAAGAAAAAATAAACCTGATATCAAAAAATACTTGCCATCGGGCTTTTTCTTCACTATAATTTTCCCCGTCCTCACGGGATACCGAGACGAAAGTCGAGGGGCATTAGCTCAGTTGGTAGAGCGCTTCAATGGCATTGAAGAGGTCAGCGGTTCGAACCCGCTATGCTCCACCAAATAAAGCCCGCAAGTTAATCGCTTGCGGGCTTTTCTTTTGCTCGGGGAAGAACGGAAAGTTGGCTTCATCTTCACTCATTTTGTCGAAGAGTCACTCTTCTAGCTTGCCGGTGGAGTTGTTGTGGTTTGTGCCGATGAAGGGGGATGTATTGCTGTTGCCCGTGACGGAACCGGAGGAAGAACACTGGCTGATTGAACCGTCGTTCATGCCGATGAGTCCCCCTGTGTTGTATGTGCCGGTTACGTCGCCGGAGGCATGGCTGAAAGCGATAGGGCTGGTGGATGGATTTCCGTAGTTTCTACTGACTGTTCCGACGAGTCCTCCGGCATTGGCATTGGCACGGATATTCCCTTGAGATTGGCAGTGTGATATGGAACCGCAGTCGTTGTGACCGACAAGTCCTCCAACATTGAGAATACCTGTTACCCGGGCGTTACTGGAGCAATCTGAGAGGACACCTTGGGTGGCAAGGTCGATGGCGTTGGACGGAGCGGTGTTGGCACAGTTGACTCCGACGAGTCCGCCAATGCTGTCGCCATGGCATGAGGCAACGTCCCCGGATGTGGAGGAATGTGTGATGATACCGTTGTTTTGTCCGACAAGCCCTCCTGCTACGGAAAAGGCATGGATGTTTGCCTTGGCGGAACACGTGTCAATAGTTCCGTCGTTAGTTCCGGCCAGGGCTCCTGTGTAAAGATAGCCTTCGATGGTGGCTTCAGAGAGATGGAGATTCTTGATAAGCCCCCCCTTTCCAATATATCCGAATAGCCCGTTATGATGATTGCCGGGGCGTTTGACATTGAGATTGGAGATTGTGAATCCTGCTCCGTCAAATGTACCGGAGAAGGGCGTGTGTATATCGCCGATAGGTATCCAGTCGGAAATGGAAGCTAAGTCAATATTGTTTTTGAGGGTATAGTGACCGGATGGATTATTGCGAATTTGCATGAGCTGGGAGGCTGTGCGTATTTCTCCGTTGACGATGGGAGGAGGGGGGAGCGTTCCCATGGGGCCTTCCGAGGTAGGTTTGCAAGGATTCACGTCGGCCCGATACAGGTAGAGATTGCCGTATGAGTGGGCTCCTCCATGGGTTTCGCGATCGAATGAGAGCATGTAGTATTCTTGTCGGTTCGTATCGGCATTGCGGAAGGGAATGATGACGGGCCAGACATTGTAGGAACGCGGTGAACTCTGTATATTCAGCCGGACGGGGTGATTCATGGATGGATAACGGAGTACTTCGCAGTTGTCCACGTTACGTCCGAAGAAGACATAGTAGTTTCCGTCTAATTTCTGGAACTGAATGCCAGTACATGGCGCTTGTGTGTAACGGGCGATTTCCCGGTAGGAACCGTTCCACGTATCGGATTCGAGAAGGGGAATTTGGTAGCCGCCCCGGCTGGAGTCGCACATAACAAGTCGCCATTTGCCCACGGATCTGTCATAAATCAACGAGGCGTCTTCCTCATTGGACTGATCGGGGTATTGGACGGAGGTAACGGGGACGCATTGGAAGGGAGTATGCCGTGGATCCTTCGGGATGAGTCCCGATTTGATGGCGTGCGGACGTTCATTGTGGGCGGTAGGCATGGCGATCCACTCCTGGGTTATGGAATTGTAGATGATATCCGCAGCATGGAAGGTGGCGTAGTGATTGCGGTTGTCGGGATTGAAGAGGAGAATGCCCGTGATATTCAGTTCTCCCGTTTTGAGGTTGAGGCGGTAAATGCCTTGGTAACTACTGTGGATGTCGTAGCCTCGGACGCTCATGGCAAGCCAGATGGAGTCTCCTTCCTGCAGGATGGTTCCTGTTTCGTCATGCAGGGGCTTGGGGTCGGCTTGAGCGGCTCCTCCTGTGATGGCATTGTCGAATCCTGAGAGTGTGAGGCGAGAATCGGAGGCTAGTCCTGCGACGAGACTCCCTCGATAAGTTTCGACAACGGAAGGATTGGAAAAATCGGTCTGGATGTCGATTTTGTAATCAAGCAGAGTATGTTTTTCTTTTGTCTCTTCCCAGACACTCAAAAAGCAGCGACGTATATTATTCCCGATGGATTCCGGGATGAAATCCGCCTTAATTGTGAATGGGGGATGGAGTCGGGCTTTGGAAAGAACTTTATCGATTACCCGAACTCCTTGGACATACACTTCAAGTCGAAGTTCAGGGGCTTTTGTCTGGCCGTTTGCATGATTGACGCACGTAAGGACAATGCGGTTGTTATCGTCCTTTCGTATGTCGATTCCGGCAGAACTGCCGCTTGTCCAATCCGAAATTCCCAATTCGTAGATTCCGCATGGAATATGCTGTCCGAGAGGGAGTCGAAAGGAAACATCGGAGTTGCCGATGTTGTGGAGCTGCAGGCCGTCCTGTGTGTGCGTTTTGCGGATAGGGGAGGGAATAGGTCCGGCTGTGTCCGAGGCTATTTGCTTAAGATCGAGTGTAGCAATGTCGATTTTGGAGGTGAAGAGATTGCGGTGACTC
This is a stretch of genomic DNA from Akkermansia sp. N21116. It encodes these proteins:
- the gatA gene encoding Asp-tRNA(Asn)/Glu-tRNA(Gln) amidotransferase subunit GatA produces the protein MSLPLKSLAEWRDCLRDGSVSSVELVNMVADAIDKEDGATHAYLSYDRDAALKIARNVSQDSLLAGIPIGVKDNISVKGQPTRCASRFLEPYVAPYNASSVDRMIAAGGIPLGRMNMDEFAMGSTGENSAFGPTYNPCAPHRATGGSSSGSAASVAAGTAIAALGSDTGGSIRQPASHCGVVGLKPTYGRVSRYGLVAFASSLDQIGPITRDVRDASILLEAICGHDPKDSTSQNHPVEHFEDAVGKDIKGLRIGIPREYMTSGNHPGVSEAISGALARLESLGAELVEISLPHAEAVVAAYYIIACAEASSNLSRFDGVRYGRRSPDVSDLSNLFEFSREEGFGPEVKRRIILGTYVLSSGFYDAYYTRAQKVRSLVAGDFARAFEKVDLIAGPTAPAPAPLLGVAASDHLQTYLADIYTIPANLAGLPGISVPCGTAADGDDLLPVGLQFLAPHFREETLISAGYALEQSIK
- a CDS encoding GLUG motif-containing protein, encoding MKSTHHRLCRSLSLVLFAFFAVFPTTSQTIMPSAQSQQSAPRIPDTGTGEKLLPEHLSFRKIWSHRNLFTSKIDIATLDLKQIASDTAGPIPSPIRKTHTQDGLQLHNIGNSDVSFRLPLGQHIPCGIYELGISDWTSGSSAGIDIRKDDNNRIVLTCVNHANGQTKAPELRLEVYVQGVRVIDKVLSKARLHPPFTIKADFIPESIGNNIRRCFLSVWEETKEKHTLLDYKIDIQTDFSNPSVVETYRGSLVAGLASDSRLTLSGFDNAITGGAAQADPKPLHDETGTILQEGDSIWLAMSVRGYDIHSSYQGIYRLNLKTGELNITGILLFNPDNRNHYATFHAADIIYNSITQEWIAMPTAHNERPHAIKSGLIPKDPRHTPFQCVPVTSVQYPDQSNEEDASLIYDRSVGKWRLVMCDSSRGGYQIPLLESDTWNGSYREIARYTQAPCTGIQFQKLDGNYYVFFGRNVDNCEVLRYPSMNHPVRLNIQSSPRSYNVWPVIIPFRNADTNRQEYYMLSFDRETHGGAHSYGNLYLYRADVNPCKPTSEGPMGTLPPPPIVNGEIRTASQLMQIRNNPSGHYTLKNNIDLASISDWIPIGDIHTPFSGTFDGAGFTISNLNVKRPGNHHNGLFGYIGKGGLIKNLHLSEATIEGYLYTGALAGTNDGTIDTCSAKANIHAFSVAGGLVGQNNGIITHSSTSGDVASCHGDSIGGLVGVNCANTAPSNAIDLATQGVLSDCSSNARVTGILNVGGLVGHNDCGSISHCQSQGNIRANANAGGLVGTVSRNYGNPSTSPIAFSHASGDVTGTYNTGGLIGMNDGSISQCSSSGSVTGNSNTSPFIGTNHNNSTGKLEE
- the gatC gene encoding Asp-tRNA(Asn)/Glu-tRNA(Gln) amidotransferase subunit GatC, giving the protein MNQPHIDVAYIARLASLHLTEEEVDRFSDDLTKVLNYVDQLQSYDVTGVEPMYHPLPVMDVMRDDVVLSGLSTEEALVNAPQQASEQIRVPKVVESA
- a CDS encoding diacylglycerol kinase family protein, producing the protein MNHVPFFLNPEARSARSIHLRRWLADRKGLFDIVEPTSPEHMQESLRECARKGLETVAVAGGDGTLRLAAGALAGTETKLVVIPSGTVNVFAREIGIGSGNFDRALQAYNQGCIKEVDVFAVNGEPFLQMAGIGIDGRAVELTTSQAKKKWGPIAYGIAGLKAACEPQPRLRITLSDGRIEEGIAVIMGNGARYGGSWTMFGDADNADGLLDVLVFRRHMGTIIKDCLHAFLRGGFSPVMKGDFSYLKVEGCSIDPVDTPASYELDGDFGGHGALKIEKHPGSLKVFVPSSKPSK